One window from the genome of Faecalibacterium sp. HTF-F encodes:
- the acpP gene encoding acyl carrier protein, producing the protein MTFEEMKKIVVDTLNCDEDKVTMEASLTEDLEADSLDAVELNMALEDACGVSIPDEELAKLKTVGDIFNYITAHV; encoded by the coding sequence ATGACGTTTGAAGAAATGAAGAAGATCGTTGTCGATACCCTGAACTGCGACGAGGACAAGGTCACGATGGAGGCCAGCCTGACCGAGGATCTGGAGGCTGACAGTCTGGACGCTGTGGAGCTGAACATGGCTCTGGAGGATGCCTGCGGCGTGTCCATCCCGGACGAGGAGCTGGCAAAGCTCAAGACCGTGGGCGACATCTTCAACTACATCACCGCACACGTCTGA
- the accD gene encoding acetyl-CoA carboxylase, carboxyltransferase subunit beta, producing the protein MNDIRDLFPGRMRERTFQLKAKRDAGAVWHEPQFVECKQCGRRAARTLWTKSLFVCPNCGYHMPIGGYYRLSLVLDHGSFRELDADLPPQDVLSFPDYSEKLAAAQNKTGLREAVVTATGRIGGVACVAAVLDSRFFMGSMSTAVGEKITRAVEYAAAKRLPLVIFSASGGARMQEGIFSLMQMAKTSAAIQRFSAKGGLYISVLTHPTTGGVTASFASLGDIMLAEPGALIGFAGPRVIEQTIGEKLPAGFQRSEFQMEHGFVDQVIPRSQLRDTLIQILQLHTGGKHE; encoded by the coding sequence ATGAACGATATCCGAGATCTGTTCCCCGGCCGGATGCGGGAGCGCACCTTCCAGCTGAAAGCCAAGCGGGACGCCGGGGCCGTCTGGCACGAGCCCCAGTTCGTGGAGTGTAAGCAGTGCGGCCGCCGCGCAGCACGCACCCTGTGGACCAAAAGCCTTTTCGTCTGCCCCAACTGCGGCTATCACATGCCCATCGGCGGATACTACCGGCTGAGTCTGGTATTGGATCACGGCAGCTTCCGGGAACTGGATGCAGACCTGCCTCCGCAGGATGTGCTCAGCTTTCCGGACTACAGCGAGAAGCTTGCTGCCGCCCAGAACAAGACCGGCCTGCGCGAAGCCGTTGTCACGGCCACCGGCCGCATTGGCGGGGTGGCCTGCGTGGCAGCCGTGCTGGACAGCCGCTTTTTCATGGGCAGCATGAGCACTGCTGTGGGCGAAAAGATCACCCGCGCAGTGGAATACGCCGCCGCCAAGCGGCTCCCGCTGGTCATCTTTTCGGCCAGCGGCGGTGCGCGGATGCAGGAGGGCATTTTCAGCCTGATGCAGATGGCCAAGACCAGCGCCGCCATCCAGCGGTTCTCCGCAAAGGGCGGGTTGTACATCAGTGTGCTCACCCATCCCACCACCGGCGGCGTGACCGCCAGCTTTGCCAGCCTTGGCGACATCATGCTGGCAGAGCCCGGTGCGCTGATCGGTTTTGCCGGGCCCCGGGTCATTGAACAGACCATCGGCGAAAAGCTGCCTGCCGGATTCCAGCGCAGCGAGTTCCAGATGGAGCACGGCTTTGTGGATCAGGTGATCCCCCGCAGCCAGCTGCGGGATACCCTGATCCAGATCTTACAGCTCCACACAGGAGGAAAGCACGAATGA
- a CDS encoding acetyl-CoA carboxylase carboxyltransferase subunit alpha — MIKEILEQLAPLDAQIAALKGRGNDMEAITAHASELAELAVEEDEILRTCGPLTAEDRVFLARHPERPHIDEIVNALFTDFFEQRGDRQCKEDPAILGGIARFHGLPVTVIGHRKGATLEENLACNFGMPGPEGYRKALRLMKQAEKFGRPIITFIDTPGAYPGKDAEERGQGEAIARNLMEMSGLTVPVIAVVTGEGSSGGALALGVANRILMLENAVYSVLSPEGFASILWKDSSRSGEACEMMKLTAQDLYRGGIVEQVIPEPVGGAQRGHAALFETLDEALRANLRELCRMSGRALADQRYKKYRQIGETRNP; from the coding sequence ATGATCAAAGAAATTCTGGAACAGCTGGCTCCGCTGGACGCCCAGATCGCCGCACTGAAGGGCCGCGGCAACGACATGGAAGCCATCACGGCTCATGCGTCCGAACTGGCTGAGCTGGCCGTGGAGGAGGACGAGATCCTGCGCACCTGCGGCCCGCTGACCGCTGAGGACCGGGTATTTCTGGCCCGGCATCCGGAACGCCCCCACATCGATGAGATCGTGAACGCATTGTTCACCGATTTCTTTGAACAGCGCGGCGACCGTCAGTGCAAGGAGGACCCTGCCATTCTGGGCGGCATCGCCCGTTTTCACGGATTGCCGGTGACGGTCATCGGCCACCGGAAGGGCGCTACGCTGGAAGAAAATCTGGCCTGCAACTTTGGTATGCCGGGGCCGGAGGGCTACCGTAAGGCTCTGCGCCTGATGAAGCAGGCGGAAAAGTTCGGCCGCCCCATCATCACCTTTATCGACACCCCGGGCGCTTACCCCGGAAAGGACGCCGAGGAGCGTGGTCAGGGCGAAGCGATCGCACGGAACCTGATGGAAATGAGCGGCCTGACTGTGCCGGTCATTGCCGTCGTTACCGGCGAAGGCTCTTCCGGCGGCGCGCTGGCTCTGGGTGTGGCAAACCGCATCCTCATGCTGGAAAACGCCGTCTACTCTGTCCTCAGCCCCGAGGGTTTTGCCAGCATCCTGTGGAAGGACTCTTCCCGCAGCGGCGAAGCCTGTGAGATGATGAAGCTGACGGCGCAGGATCTGTACCGCGGCGGCATTGTGGAGCAGGTGATCCCGGAGCCGGTGGGCGGCGCACAGCGCGGCCATGCCGCCCTGTTTGAGACGCTGGACGAAGCACTGCGTGCAAACCTGAGAGAGCTGTGCCGCATGAGCGGCCGGGCGCTGGCCGATCAGCGCTATAAAAAATACCGTCAGATCGGAGAAACGAGGAACCCATGA
- a CDS encoding beta-ketoacyl-ACP synthase 3 has product MNAALRLIATGGALPGRTVTNEDLSRMVDTSDEWITTRTGIRARHWCGENESAATLAIAAAKQALSRSGLAPADIGCCICATLSAPDATPSVACQIQAALSLPENCPALDVNAACSGFLYGTAVARGLLATMGGRYALVVGCEALSRLIDPTDRSTCVLFGDGAGAAVFELTAAPVPFAVTLGARGDAAIHAGGPSREGSAPITMDGKAVFRFAVDALPRCLHAVLEETGKTLDELDWVVCHQANSRIIDHCVRALKADPAKFYKNMERHGNTSAASIPVALNELAESGQLKPGQLLACIGFGGGLTWGGMIVEYDPLRR; this is encoded by the coding sequence ATGAACGCTGCTTTGCGCTTGATAGCCACCGGCGGGGCACTGCCCGGCCGGACTGTCACGAACGAAGATCTGAGCCGCATGGTGGACACCAGCGACGAGTGGATCACCACCCGCACCGGCATCCGTGCCCGGCACTGGTGCGGCGAGAACGAATCCGCTGCCACCCTTGCCATTGCTGCCGCAAAGCAGGCGCTCAGCCGCAGCGGCCTTGCCCCGGCAGACATCGGCTGCTGCATCTGTGCCACCCTTTCGGCACCGGATGCGACCCCCAGCGTTGCCTGCCAGATCCAGGCAGCGCTGAGCCTGCCGGAAAACTGCCCGGCGCTGGACGTGAACGCGGCCTGCTCCGGCTTTTTGTATGGTACCGCCGTGGCACGCGGGCTGCTGGCAACGATGGGCGGGCGGTATGCCCTTGTGGTGGGCTGTGAAGCTCTCTCCCGCCTGATAGACCCGACCGACCGTTCCACCTGCGTATTGTTCGGCGATGGTGCCGGTGCGGCCGTCTTTGAGCTGACTGCAGCCCCTGTGCCCTTTGCCGTAACACTGGGTGCCCGGGGCGATGCCGCCATTCACGCCGGCGGGCCCAGCCGCGAAGGCTCTGCCCCCATCACGATGGATGGCAAAGCGGTGTTCCGCTTTGCAGTGGATGCTCTGCCCAGATGTCTGCACGCTGTGCTGGAAGAAACCGGCAAAACACTGGATGAACTGGACTGGGTGGTCTGTCATCAGGCCAACAGCCGCATCATCGACCACTGCGTGCGGGCGCTGAAGGCCGACCCGGCAAAGTTCTACAAGAACATGGAGCGCCACGGCAACACCAGCGCCGCCAGCATCCCGGTCGCCCTCAACGAGCTGGCCGAGAGCGGGCAGCTGAAGCCGGGCCAGCTGCTGGCCTGCATCGGCTTTGGCGGCGGCCTGACATGGGGCGGAATGATCGTGGAATATGACCCTCTCAGGCGCTGA
- a CDS encoding DUF561 domain-containing protein, translating to MKLLNEILGTKYPIIQGGMANIATGEFAAACSNAGALGIIGAGGMDADTLRQNIRRCKQLTDKPFGVNIMLMHPQADVFAQIVVDEGVSVVTTGAGNPGKYVPMWKAAGIKVIPVVAAAVLAKHLEPLGIDAVIAEGTESGGHVGEMTTMALVPQVVDAVSIPVIAAGGIADGRQLAAALALGACGVQVGTCLLASEECPIHPNYKAALLKAKDSDTIVTGRSVGAPVRVLKNRMSREYVRQENAGADKMELEKYTLGSLRRAVFEGDTTTGSLMAGQVAGMLHEVRPVADILADLWDGGRQRIAALSTEC from the coding sequence ATGAAACTTTTAAATGAAATTCTAGGCACAAAATACCCCATCATTCAGGGCGGTATGGCCAACATCGCCACCGGCGAGTTTGCCGCTGCCTGCTCCAATGCGGGAGCGCTGGGCATCATCGGTGCGGGCGGCATGGATGCCGACACCCTGCGCCAGAACATCCGCCGCTGCAAGCAGTTGACCGACAAACCTTTCGGCGTGAACATCATGCTCATGCATCCGCAGGCAGATGTTTTTGCGCAGATCGTGGTGGACGAGGGCGTGTCCGTTGTGACCACCGGTGCAGGCAACCCGGGCAAATACGTGCCCATGTGGAAAGCTGCCGGCATCAAGGTGATCCCGGTGGTGGCCGCTGCGGTGCTGGCAAAGCATCTGGAACCGCTGGGCATCGACGCCGTCATCGCCGAAGGCACCGAGAGCGGCGGCCATGTGGGCGAAATGACCACCATGGCGCTGGTGCCGCAGGTCGTGGATGCGGTCAGCATTCCGGTCATTGCGGCAGGCGGCATCGCCGACGGCCGTCAGCTGGCAGCAGCTCTGGCTCTGGGCGCCTGCGGCGTGCAGGTGGGCACCTGCCTGCTGGCAAGCGAGGAATGCCCCATCCACCCCAACTACAAAGCCGCCCTGCTCAAGGCCAAGGACAGCGATACCATCGTGACCGGCCGCAGCGTGGGTGCGCCGGTGCGGGTGCTGAAAAACCGCATGAGCCGCGAATATGTCCGGCAGGAAAACGCCGGTGCCGACAAGATGGAGCTGGAAAAGTACACCCTTGGCAGCCTGCGCCGCGCCGTGTTTGAGGGCGACACCACCACCGGAAGCCTGATGGCCGGTCAGGTGGCAGGCATGCTGCACGAGGTGCGCCCGGTAGCGGATATTCTTGCAGACCTGTGGGACGGCGGGAGGCAGCGCATTGCCGCGCTGAGCACCGAATGCTGA
- a CDS encoding NAD(P)H-dependent flavin oxidoreductase, protein MLTLGRKALSVPILQGGMGVGVSLGGLAGAVAACGGMGCISTADAGYREPDFARDPASANHRALTAEIRKAKEIAKGAGMVAINAMVATQDYAAAIRTAVEAGVDAVVSGAGLPLELPGIVGTTDVAIAPIVSSGRAAKLILRRWAKEFGRTADFVVIEGCKAGGHLGFAEDDLLAGKCQTLDDILPEVLAEVKPFEAQFGHSIPVFVAGGVYTGADMAHFTAMGAAGVQLATRFITTYECDASQGYKDVLLNARPEDVRIIHSPVGMPGRALNTPLVQALAEGTRFPPRHCARCLKTCDPAKVPYCITHALIEAVKGNVEEGLFFCGANVGRLDRMRTVQELMDELVTEWRQNQ, encoded by the coding sequence ATGCTGACCCTCGGCAGAAAGGCCCTGTCTGTGCCCATCTTACAGGGCGGCATGGGTGTGGGCGTTTCCCTTGGCGGGCTGGCCGGTGCTGTTGCAGCCTGCGGCGGCATGGGGTGCATCTCCACCGCCGATGCAGGCTACCGGGAGCCGGACTTTGCCCGTGACCCGGCAAGCGCCAATCACCGTGCCCTGACCGCCGAGATCCGGAAGGCGAAGGAGATCGCAAAGGGTGCCGGTATGGTAGCCATCAACGCCATGGTGGCAACGCAGGATTATGCGGCCGCGATCCGCACCGCTGTGGAAGCGGGCGTAGACGCGGTGGTGTCCGGCGCAGGCCTGCCGTTGGAGCTGCCCGGCATCGTGGGCACAACGGATGTTGCCATTGCTCCCATCGTTTCCAGCGGACGGGCCGCAAAGCTCATCCTGCGCCGCTGGGCCAAAGAGTTTGGCCGCACCGCTGATTTTGTGGTGATCGAAGGCTGCAAGGCAGGCGGACACCTCGGCTTTGCCGAAGATGATCTGCTGGCAGGCAAATGCCAGACCCTCGACGACATCCTGCCCGAGGTGCTGGCCGAGGTAAAGCCCTTTGAAGCACAGTTTGGCCACAGCATCCCCGTGTTTGTGGCAGGCGGCGTGTACACCGGTGCCGATATGGCCCACTTTACCGCAATGGGCGCTGCAGGCGTACAGCTTGCCACCCGCTTTATCACCACCTACGAGTGCGACGCATCCCAGGGCTACAAGGACGTTCTGCTGAACGCCCGGCCCGAGGATGTGCGGATCATCCACAGCCCGGTGGGAATGCCGGGCCGTGCACTGAACACCCCGCTGGTGCAGGCGCTGGCAGAGGGAACCCGCTTCCCTCCCCGGCACTGTGCCCGCTGCCTGAAGACCTGCGACCCCGCCAAGGTGCCCTACTGCATCACCCACGCGCTCATCGAAGCCGTAAAGGGCAATGTGGAGGAGGGCCTGTTCTTCTGCGGAGCCAACGTGGGCCGGCTGGACCGGATGCGCACGGTGCAGGAGCTGATGGATGAACTTGTGACCGAATGGAGGCAAAATCA